A genomic segment from Vibrio panuliri encodes:
- a CDS encoding 3'-5' exonuclease, with amino-acid sequence MKRLLNYFHPCTQIRRAQERYLNQDTIPNEIRDLVSSTPVAATQLACESDFIVLDLETTGLDCEEDLILSMGWVLVRKGTIDLATSQHMYINSDSQVKPETAVINHITPQMLSEGVSIHHAMQSLFSAAQGNVFVAHGCMVEAQFINKYLERVMKVLPPPLLWIDTLKIEKKLQKAVNGQPDSDVRLSTTRERYRLPEYNNHNALVDAVSTAELLLAQQHRITPEGNTTIGTLYRLSV; translated from the coding sequence GTGAAACGTTTGTTGAATTACTTTCACCCTTGCACCCAAATTCGCCGTGCTCAGGAGCGCTACTTAAACCAAGACACCATCCCCAATGAGATTCGAGATCTCGTGTCTTCAACGCCAGTTGCTGCAACGCAACTCGCCTGCGAAAGTGACTTCATTGTATTGGATCTCGAGACTACTGGTTTAGACTGCGAAGAAGATCTGATCCTTTCTATGGGATGGGTACTGGTGCGTAAAGGAACAATCGACCTTGCCACTAGCCAACATATGTACATCAACAGCGATTCCCAAGTAAAACCTGAGACCGCAGTGATAAATCACATTACCCCGCAGATGTTATCTGAAGGAGTATCGATTCATCACGCCATGCAATCGCTGTTCTCAGCAGCACAGGGAAACGTGTTTGTCGCTCATGGCTGTATGGTTGAAGCTCAATTCATCAACAAATATCTCGAGCGAGTAATGAAAGTATTGCCACCTCCCCTGCTCTGGATTGACACTCTAAAGATTGAGAAGAAGCTGCAAAAGGCTGTGAATGGTCAGCCCGATAGCGACGTAAGACTTTCTACCACTCGAGAGCGCTATCGCCTTCCAGAGTACAATAACCATAATGCTCTGGTAGATGCAGTTTCAACCGCAGAGCTACTGCTCGCACAACAACACCGAATTACCCCCGAAGGCAACACGACTATCGGCACACTTTATCGCCTCAGCGTCTAA